From the Neobacillus sp. PS3-34 genome, the window ACTTTTTTAAGGAGGATTATTTTTAATGAATCGTGTTAACAGGGTTGCCCTAATTGGAACTGGGTTTGTTGGTTCAAGCTATGCATTTGCCTTATTGAATCAAGGAATAACTGAGGAACTTGTTTTGATTGATTTAAATAAGGAAAAAGCAGAAGGAGATGCAATGGATCTTAATCATGGCTTGCCGTTTGCGCCTTCACGTACAAAAATCTGGTATGGTGACTATTCAGACTGTAAAGATGCAGACCTTGTTGTCATTACAGCAGGAGCCAACCAAAAACCAGGTGAAACAAGGCTGGATCTCGTTGAAAAAAACACCCGTATTTTTAAGGGGATAGTTGAAGATATAATGGCTAGCGGATTTGATGGCATTTTCCTGGTTGCGACCAATCCTGTCGATATTTTGACTTATGCAGTATGGAAATATTCTGGCCTTCCGAAAGAACGTGTAATTGGTTCAGGAACTATTCTTGATACTGCCCGGTTTAGATTTTTGCTTGGGGAATATTTTGATGTTGATACCCGCAACGTTCATGCCTATATTATTGGAGAACATGGGGATACAGAGCTTCCGGTTTGGAGCCATGCTGATATCGCTGGAACTTCGATTGCGGAGTGGACTAAGAATAAAACAAATTACGATCAAAATGATTTGGACAATATTTTCCTGAATGTTAGAGATGCTGCCTACCACATCATTGAGAGGAAGGGTGCAACCTACTATGGTATCGCCATGGGACTTGTCCGGCTCACAAAGGCGATTCTGAGAAATGAAAATTCAGTTCTGACTGTTTCTGCTTACCTTGATGGAGAATACGGTGAAAAGGATATTTATATTGGTGTTCCGGCGGTTGTAAACCGAATTGGAATAAGAGAAGTAGTCGAGCTTGACTTAAGCAAAGAAGAGAAGCAAAAGTTCTTGCATTCAGTGGAAGTATTAAAAAAAACAATGGAAACAGTATTAAAAAGAGATTAGCATTCCAGGATGAGAGGGAAAGAGCATTCATGCTTTTAACCTCTCATCCTATTTTAGTTGGATAAAAAACTCAAAACAACCCACACTATAATTGGGAGGGATATAAAATGTCTCGTATGCTGAAATCTATCTTTTTGATTGGGACAATTGGCTACTTTGGCTACCGATATCGCTATCGATTACTTAACGTAGTAATCGGTACTGGCTGGCTGAGAAGGCTTGCTGTTGGATCTTTTATGAGTATGCCAGGTGTCAAAAGCAAAATTATGCAATCAATGTTCGGAGGGCCATCTGAGTGGTGAAAAACCGCAGATGGTTTTTTCTTTTGGCTGTTTTCGCAGTGATTGTTGTTTTCTGCACAAATTCTAATATTTAGAGTCTGTATCGAAATCCCCTGATTCGGACTCGAATGCTCTTGATTTGAGCAAGCCTGTCTGAATAGGCCCTGATTCGGACTCGAATGCCCTTGAATTGAGAAAACCTGTCTGAATTAGCCACTAATTTGAATTCGAGACCTTTGTTTTCACCAAAACTTACCGTGAGTAGCCTCTAAGTGGCAGGAATTAT encodes:
- a CDS encoding L-lactate dehydrogenase, whose translation is MNRVNRVALIGTGFVGSSYAFALLNQGITEELVLIDLNKEKAEGDAMDLNHGLPFAPSRTKIWYGDYSDCKDADLVVITAGANQKPGETRLDLVEKNTRIFKGIVEDIMASGFDGIFLVATNPVDILTYAVWKYSGLPKERVIGSGTILDTARFRFLLGEYFDVDTRNVHAYIIGEHGDTELPVWSHADIAGTSIAEWTKNKTNYDQNDLDNIFLNVRDAAYHIIERKGATYYGIAMGLVRLTKAILRNENSVLTVSAYLDGEYGEKDIYIGVPAVVNRIGIREVVELDLSKEEKQKFLHSVEVLKKTMETVLKRD